One window of the Phormidium ambiguum IAM M-71 genome contains the following:
- a CDS encoding hybrid sensor histidine kinase/response regulator, protein MTTLSFAKNTILIVDDNPTNLGVIFNVLDEAGLEVSVAQDGESALQKIEYVTPDLILLDIMMPGIDGFETCSRLKTKPSTSEIPIIFMTALGNTDQKVKGLSLGAVDYITKPFQKEEVLARIKVHLNLRNLTKVLATKNQLLQEKIEEKTALEKTLQQLNQELENRVEERTSELKHTLQNLQQTQLQLIQSEKMSTLGQLVAGVAHEINNPVSFIQGNIRHAENYIQDLLEIVQLYQQQFPSPGAAIKDRTEEVDLEYLIEDLPQLISSMKVGTDRIRQISVSLRNFSRADSISKVETNLHEGIDSALLILQHRLKANDKGLKIEVVKEYGDLPLVPCFPGQLNQVFINIIANAIDSLESRSANDALESSCLERTAEEIKANPGRIIIRTEVDRSRKSVSIRIKDNGLGMSEEVRSKIFDYLFTTKPAGKGTGLGLSISHQIVVEKHGGQLSCFSELGVGTEFIIEIPLT, encoded by the coding sequence ATGACCACTTTATCATTTGCCAAGAATACTATTTTAATAGTGGATGATAATCCTACAAATTTAGGAGTTATATTTAACGTTTTAGATGAAGCAGGTCTAGAAGTTTCAGTGGCTCAAGATGGAGAAAGTGCTCTACAAAAAATAGAATACGTCACTCCCGATTTAATTTTATTAGATATCATGATGCCGGGAATAGATGGATTTGAAACTTGTTCTCGACTAAAAACCAAACCGTCAACATCGGAAATTCCAATTATTTTTATGACGGCTCTTGGTAACACCGATCAGAAAGTAAAAGGTTTGAGTCTTGGTGCTGTAGATTATATTACTAAACCATTTCAAAAAGAAGAAGTTTTAGCTCGAATTAAAGTTCATTTAAATTTGCGAAATTTGACTAAAGTATTGGCTACTAAAAATCAATTGCTCCAAGAAAAAATAGAAGAAAAAACAGCCCTAGAAAAAACTTTACAGCAATTGAATCAAGAATTAGAAAACCGGGTTGAGGAAAGAACCTCTGAATTAAAACACACTTTGCAAAATTTACAACAAACTCAACTCCAATTAATTCAAAGCGAAAAAATGTCTACTCTCGGTCAATTAGTCGCTGGAGTCGCTCATGAAATTAATAATCCAGTGAGTTTTATTCAGGGAAACATCCGTCATGCAGAAAATTATATTCAAGATTTATTAGAAATTGTTCAACTTTATCAGCAACAGTTTCCCTCTCCAGGTGCAGCAATTAAAGATCGTACCGAAGAAGTGGATTTAGAGTATCTAATAGAAGACTTACCCCAGCTTATTTCTTCCATGAAAGTAGGCACAGATCGGATTAGGCAAATCAGTGTATCTTTAAGGAATTTTTCCCGTGCTGATAGTATATCAAAAGTGGAAACTAACCTGCATGAAGGGATTGATAGTGCATTGCTAATTCTGCAACATCGATTAAAAGCAAATGATAAAGGTTTGAAAATTGAGGTGGTGAAAGAATATGGGGATTTACCTTTAGTACCGTGCTTTCCAGGGCAGCTAAATCAGGTATTTATTAATATCATTGCCAATGCGATTGACTCTTTAGAGTCACGCTCCGCGAACGATGCTTTAGAATCTTCTTGCTTGGAGCGCACTGCGGAAGAAATTAAAGCTAATCCAGGTCGAATTATTATTCGCACTGAAGTCGATCGCAGCCGAAAAAGTGTCAGCATTCGGATTAAAGATAACGGTTTGGGAATGTCAGAAGAGGTACGCAGTAAAATATTTGATTATCTGTTTACAACCAAGCCAGCTGGAAAAGGTACGGGACTGGGTTTATCAATTAGCCATCAGATTGTTGTTGAAAAACATGGTGGTCAACTGAGTTGTTTTTCGGAACTGGGAGTTGGAACGGAATTTATTATTGAAATTCCTTTAACCTAA
- the lnt gene encoding apolipoprotein N-acyltransferase codes for MKNSTKLRLIISFISGILMGMTAAPFGVWPLAWIALIPLWIFTVKSQKSEKSLYLYAILWAIGYHGLTISWILGLHPLTWLGISWIVSLAIALGALLLFTIWGIALVTIWAIGSRAIFQLIPNDKSPIPNSLIRVLVGTTLWCVLEYIWSAGPFWWTSLSFTQSPHNLAILHLSQISGPNTINAVIVAVNGLIAEAFISGKSQTNSPIFRFHKSYLSLAIGLLITSHLIGWAIYSQPLNEQPNNALKVGIIQGNIANRIKFTPEGLQLSAARYTNGYRNLAQQGVAAVLTPEGALSSQWSDRPSTNNPFYQAILDEKVVAWVGAHRRKGNSFTNSLFTVTGTGENFSRYDKVNLVAFGEYVPFRDILGRIFPQVSAVGSNQIPGVPNQVFDTPFGRAIVGICYDSAFTRHFQRQAALGGQFILTSSNNDPYNAAMQFQHHAQDVLRAIESDRWAIRATNTGYSAIVNPHGQTKWISKTKTFQIHADTVYRRQTKTLYVRWGDWLTLLLLLISAVIFAQIRDFFKKSRI; via the coding sequence ATGAAAAATTCAACAAAATTGCGCTTAATTATTAGCTTCATCAGTGGGATTTTAATGGGAATGACAGCCGCACCTTTTGGTGTTTGGCCTTTAGCATGGATTGCTTTAATTCCCTTATGGATTTTTACAGTAAAAAGCCAAAAATCAGAAAAAAGTCTCTACCTTTACGCTATACTTTGGGCGATCGGCTATCATGGTTTAACTATATCTTGGATTCTCGGACTTCATCCCTTGACTTGGTTGGGGATTTCTTGGATCGTAAGTTTAGCGATCGCACTAGGTGCACTACTATTATTTACAATTTGGGGCATTGCCTTAGTAACTATTTGGGCAATTGGTAGCAGAGCAATTTTCCAATTAATTCCCAATGATAAATCCCCAATTCCCAACAGTTTAATTCGCGTATTAGTCGGCACAACTTTGTGGTGCGTTCTCGAATATATTTGGAGTGCAGGCCCTTTTTGGTGGACTTCCTTATCCTTTACTCAAAGTCCCCATAACTTAGCAATTTTACATCTGAGTCAAATTTCTGGCCCAAATACAATTAACGCTGTAATAGTCGCCGTAAATGGTTTAATAGCTGAAGCTTTTATATCCGGTAAATCACAGACAAATTCGCCAATTTTTAGGTTTCATAAAAGCTATTTAAGTCTTGCTATTGGATTATTAATCACCTCACATTTAATAGGTTGGGCAATTTACAGCCAACCATTAAACGAACAACCAAACAACGCTTTAAAAGTAGGAATCATTCAAGGTAATATTGCCAATAGAATAAAATTTACCCCCGAAGGTTTGCAACTTTCCGCAGCCAGATATACCAATGGATATCGCAATTTAGCGCAGCAAGGAGTAGCAGCAGTTTTAACTCCTGAAGGTGCTTTATCATCGCAATGGAGCGATCGACCATCAACAAATAACCCTTTTTATCAAGCTATTTTGGACGAAAAAGTAGTTGCTTGGGTAGGCGCACATCGTCGCAAAGGAAATAGTTTTACCAACAGCTTATTTACTGTTACTGGAACAGGCGAAAATTTCAGTCGTTACGACAAAGTAAACTTAGTAGCTTTTGGTGAATACGTACCTTTTCGAGACATTTTAGGGCGGATATTTCCCCAAGTTTCCGCAGTGGGATCGAATCAAATTCCTGGTGTACCGAATCAAGTATTTGATACACCTTTTGGTCGTGCCATTGTTGGTATTTGTTATGATTCAGCATTTACCCGTCATTTTCAACGCCAAGCAGCTTTAGGAGGGCAATTTATCCTCACTTCATCTAATAACGATCCTTATAATGCAGCCATGCAATTTCAACATCATGCACAGGATGTGTTACGGGCAATTGAAAGCGATCGCTGGGCAATCAGAGCAACCAATACAGGTTATTCTGCGATCGTCAATCCTCATGGTCAAACTAAATGGATCTCCAAAACTAAAACCTTTCAAATTCACGCCGACACAGTTTATCGCCGCCAAACTAAAACCTTATATGTGCGTTGGGGAGATTGGTTAACACTTCTTTTATTACTAATTTCCGCAGTTATTTTTGCCCAGATCCGCGACTTCTTCAAGAAGTCGCGGATCTAA
- a CDS encoding GGDEF domain-containing response regulator, with product MFDSKTILIVDDVPANLGILTDFLSEANFEVLVAQDGESAIQKLKYAIPDLILLDIMMPGIDGFETYERLKENPLYSQIPVIFISALSETNNLVKGLSLGAVDYIIKPFQKEEVLARIRNHIELRHLSKTLEIKNLHLLEAIEEHAEARAALRQLTLELEARVKERTAELSQTLQNLYESQAQLEHNAFHDSLTGLQNRDWLIKRLQELIATNSSYSVLFIDLDRFKIVNDSLGHLAGDELLKSVATRIQACLKPDQTATRMGGDEFVILVEAETAIEVAQQLLEQFKLAFNFNDYEVFIEASIGITSSSMGYQQPMDILRDVDIAMYKAKKQGGNSYQVFDPQMQAEAIARLELEQDLRKAMPAAGVANDQKEFCLHYQPIVSLNTGKIKAFEALVRWQHPKGMISPDRFIPIAEETGLINPLGWWILHEACSQLKSWQNQLPNLNLIMNVNFSPVQFQQINLFEGIAEILQQTGIAKNSLNIEIIETCLLKVESFNFQSLKQIGVTLSIDDFCTGYSSLNMLRDLPIHALKIDRSFVQHLSDKPDDTTLIETIISLGKNLKMEVVAEGVETQEQVEILRKLGCNWAQGYFFARPLNVEKATKFLMENKE from the coding sequence ATGTTTGATTCAAAGACTATTTTGATAGTCGATGATGTTCCTGCTAATTTAGGAATATTAACAGATTTTTTAAGCGAAGCTAATTTTGAAGTTTTGGTAGCTCAAGATGGAGAAAGTGCTATCCAAAAATTAAAATATGCAATTCCTGACCTAATTTTATTAGATATAATGATGCCAGGAATCGATGGATTTGAAACTTATGAGCGGTTAAAAGAAAACCCTTTGTATAGTCAAATTCCTGTAATTTTTATCTCGGCTCTTTCGGAAACAAATAACCTTGTGAAAGGTTTATCTTTAGGAGCAGTAGACTATATTATTAAACCTTTTCAAAAAGAAGAAGTTTTAGCCAGAATAAGAAACCATATAGAACTGCGACATTTAAGCAAAACCCTTGAAATTAAAAATCTGCATTTATTAGAGGCTATTGAGGAACACGCAGAAGCTCGTGCAGCTTTACGACAACTAACCCTAGAATTAGAAGCCCGAGTAAAAGAACGAACAGCAGAACTTTCTCAAACGCTGCAAAATTTGTACGAAAGTCAAGCTCAATTGGAGCATAATGCTTTTCATGACTCCTTAACAGGTTTGCAAAATCGAGATTGGTTAATTAAACGATTGCAGGAGTTAATTGCAACTAATTCAAGTTATTCTGTTTTGTTTATTGACTTAGATCGCTTTAAAATTGTCAATGATAGTTTGGGACATTTAGCAGGAGATGAACTATTAAAGAGTGTTGCAACTCGGATACAAGCTTGTTTAAAACCTGACCAAACAGCAACGCGCATGGGTGGGGATGAGTTTGTCATTTTAGTAGAAGCAGAAACAGCAATTGAGGTTGCTCAACAGCTATTAGAACAGTTCAAGTTAGCATTTAATTTTAATGACTATGAAGTTTTTATAGAAGCTAGTATTGGCATAACTTCTAGTTCGATGGGTTATCAACAACCGATGGATATCCTCAGAGATGTGGATATTGCGATGTATAAAGCAAAAAAGCAAGGAGGTAACAGTTATCAGGTTTTTGATCCTCAGATGCAAGCAGAGGCGATCGCACGCTTGGAACTGGAACAAGACTTACGAAAAGCGATGCCTGCGGCAGGCGTAGCCAACGATCAAAAAGAGTTTTGTTTGCATTACCAACCGATCGTCTCTCTGAACACCGGAAAAATTAAAGCCTTTGAAGCCTTAGTACGTTGGCAGCATCCCAAAGGAATGATTTCACCCGATCGATTTATCCCTATTGCGGAAGAAACAGGATTAATTAATCCTTTAGGTTGGTGGATTTTACACGAAGCCTGTAGCCAGTTAAAATCTTGGCAAAACCAACTACCTAACCTGAATTTGATAATGAATGTAAACTTTTCTCCTGTACAATTTCAGCAAATTAATTTATTTGAAGGTATTGCAGAAATTTTGCAACAAACTGGTATAGCTAAAAATAGTTTAAATATAGAAATTATTGAAACTTGTTTATTAAAAGTAGAAAGCTTTAACTTCCAGTCTTTAAAACAAATTGGTGTTACTTTATCGATCGATGATTTTTGCACTGGCTACTCTTCTTTAAATATGCTCAGAGATTTACCTATTCACGCTTTGAAAATTGACCGTTCTTTTGTGCAACATCTGAGCGATAAGCCTGATGATACAACTTTAATTGAAACTATTATTTCATTAGGCAAAAACTTAAAAATGGAAGTCGTTGCGGAAGGAGTAGAAACTCAAGAACAAGTAGAAATTCTCCGAAAACTGGGATGTAATTGGGCGCAAGGATACTTCTTTGCCCGACCTTTAAATGTTGAAAAAGCCACTAAATTTCTAATGGAAAACAAGGAGTAA
- a CDS encoding PAS domain-containing hybrid sensor histidine kinase/response regulator — MNKPLYKRLAETINLSSLLLIFIFPFALVVYQLIAEIDSKIDFAHKEKLGLAYNYPLKNFLVYVIEERTQVNQYLNGDKSLASAIAIQENKIEIAIQKLNVVEKQISPQLKISPQWLALKSSINSNWQRLKEQKFNLSPTQSWQAHTNIINNILALIDEIGDVSNLILDPALDSYYLMDTVVNQLPSAIANTAEAKDLGVAIAIRKNITESERAKVLIIQSLIAPPLQEVRRGLQVSANTNRQIQPQISTNIRENFPNIQKLIDLLNQEIINAKTISLQPEQYKSVAQKALDSQLKIYDTTFPILDNLLEQRIHQLVIRKFQIIGFALIVLAVVIYVSITLENSRKKQQKIAKELQITEEKFRSIFENAINGIFQITPEGQYFSANPALAKIYGYNSPAELIASLNNIKQQLYVDPNCREEFVKIICDRGTVTDFESQVYCRDGSIIWISENARAIYDENGNILHYEGTVEDITEYKRTEQELYTAKEAAENANKAKSEFLANMSHELRTPLNGILGYAQILQRSPKLGGHEQNSVEIIYQCGSHLLTLINDILDLSKIEAQKMELNPIDFHFPAFLQAVAEICRIRAEQKSLKFNYQPDPDLPIGINADEKRLRQVLINLIGNAIKFTKIGEVSFSVSLIEKTVNIDNQIIYKIRFIVKDTGIGIKPEEIARIFLPFEQVGSRKNQAEGTGLGLAITQKIIQLMGSTIEVTSQLQMGSVFWFDLDLLEVNDWVNTASKNERGKIVGFQGNHKKILVIDDRWENRSVIANLLTPLGFEVIEAANGQEGLKIAIEHQPDLAITDLVMPKMDGFQLMKDWKKISELKDIKIIVSSASVFAEHQSKSIEAGAVDFLEKPVQAEELLEKLSQHLSIEWIYQAESDTGLRIKSSAEAIVPPPGETLDKLFNLALRGNLKEIINQTKYLEETDQKYLPFAAKLRQMAMEFQEKKILEMLNQYNQANL; from the coding sequence ATGAACAAACCACTGTACAAACGCCTTGCAGAGACTATTAATTTAAGTAGCTTACTTTTAATTTTTATTTTTCCGTTTGCCCTAGTAGTTTATCAATTAATTGCTGAAATAGATAGTAAGATTGACTTTGCTCACAAAGAAAAACTAGGCTTAGCTTATAACTATCCTTTGAAAAATTTTCTTGTTTATGTTATTGAGGAACGCACGCAAGTTAATCAGTATTTAAATGGGGATAAGTCTTTAGCTTCTGCGATCGCTATTCAAGAAAACAAGATCGAAATTGCAATCCAAAAGCTCAATGTAGTGGAAAAGCAGATATCGCCCCAACTTAAAATTAGCCCGCAATGGCTAGCACTGAAAAGTTCTATCAATAGCAACTGGCAGCGATTAAAAGAGCAAAAATTCAACTTATCTCCTACCCAAAGCTGGCAAGCACATACAAATATTATTAACAATATTCTGGCTTTAATTGACGAGATCGGAGATGTTTCTAATCTGATTCTTGACCCTGCTTTAGACAGTTATTATTTAATGGATACAGTTGTCAATCAACTGCCATCAGCCATAGCTAATACTGCTGAAGCTAAAGATTTAGGTGTAGCGATCGCCATCAGAAAAAATATTACAGAGAGCGAACGAGCAAAAGTTTTGATTATTCAGAGTTTAATTGCGCCGCCTTTGCAAGAAGTACGCAGAGGCTTGCAAGTTTCTGCTAATACTAATCGACAAATTCAGCCGCAAATATCAACTAATATCCGGGAAAATTTCCCTAATATCCAAAAATTAATTGACTTACTAAACCAAGAAATTATTAATGCCAAGACTATCAGCTTGCAACCTGAACAATATAAGTCTGTAGCACAAAAAGCCCTTGATTCGCAACTCAAAATTTACGATACAACTTTTCCAATTTTAGATAATTTATTGGAACAGCGGATTCACCAGCTAGTGATTAGGAAATTTCAAATTATCGGATTCGCATTGATAGTATTAGCAGTAGTTATTTACGTTTCTATAACTTTGGAAAACAGCCGCAAAAAACAGCAAAAAATTGCTAAGGAATTGCAAATTACTGAAGAGAAATTTCGCAGTATTTTTGAAAATGCGATTAACGGAATTTTCCAGATTACGCCAGAAGGCCAATATTTTAGTGCTAATCCAGCCTTGGCTAAAATTTATGGTTACAATTCACCTGCTGAATTAATTGCCAGCTTAAACAATATTAAACAACAACTTTATGTAGACCCTAACTGTCGAGAAGAATTTGTCAAAATTATATGCGATCGCGGTACTGTAACCGACTTTGAATCTCAAGTTTATTGTCGTGACGGAAGTATTATCTGGATTTCAGAAAATGCTCGCGCTATTTACGATGAAAATGGCAATATTCTCCACTACGAAGGTACAGTAGAAGACATTACTGAGTACAAGCGTACCGAACAAGAACTTTATACTGCCAAAGAAGCCGCTGAAAATGCTAATAAAGCAAAAAGCGAGTTTTTAGCTAACATGAGTCACGAACTCCGAACCCCTCTCAACGGTATCTTAGGCTACGCCCAAATCCTCCAACGTTCGCCAAAATTAGGAGGACACGAACAAAATAGTGTTGAGATTATTTACCAGTGTGGTTCGCACCTTCTAACGTTGATTAACGATATTCTCGACTTGTCTAAAATAGAAGCTCAGAAAATGGAACTCAACCCCATAGACTTTCATTTTCCTGCTTTTCTACAAGCAGTTGCAGAAATTTGTCGCATTCGCGCCGAACAAAAAAGTCTCAAATTTAACTACCAACCAGATCCAGATTTACCTATTGGCATTAATGCTGATGAAAAACGCTTACGACAAGTGCTAATTAATCTCATTGGCAACGCTATTAAGTTTACTAAAATCGGTGAAGTAAGTTTTAGCGTTAGTTTAATTGAAAAAACTGTTAATATCGACAATCAAATTATTTATAAAATTCGCTTTATTGTTAAAGATACAGGAATTGGTATTAAGCCAGAAGAAATTGCCAGAATATTTTTACCTTTTGAACAGGTTGGTTCTCGCAAAAATCAAGCAGAAGGCACGGGATTAGGATTGGCAATCACGCAAAAAATTATTCAATTAATGGGTAGTACCATTGAAGTCACTAGTCAATTACAAATGGGCAGCGTTTTTTGGTTCGATCTAGATTTATTAGAAGTCAACGACTGGGTAAATACAGCCTCTAAGAATGAACGAGGTAAAATTGTTGGATTTCAAGGAAATCACAAGAAAATTCTTGTAATTGACGATCGTTGGGAAAATCGATCGGTAATTGCAAATTTACTAACTCCTCTGGGATTTGAAGTGATAGAAGCAGCCAATGGTCAAGAAGGATTGAAAATAGCAATAGAGCATCAACCAGACTTAGCGATCACAGATTTAGTCATGCCTAAAATGGATGGATTTCAATTAATGAAAGATTGGAAAAAAATCTCGGAATTAAAAGATATCAAAATCATAGTTTCTTCCGCTAGCGTGTTTGCAGAACATCAAAGTAAAAGCATAGAAGCAGGAGCGGTTGATTTTTTAGAAAAACCCGTTCAAGCTGAAGAATTGTTAGAAAAGTTATCACAGCATTTGTCGATCGAGTGGATTTATCAAGCTGAATCAGACACAGGGTTAAGGATCAAATCCTCTGCCGAAGCGATCGTTCCTCCCCCAGGAGAAACATTAGATAAATTGTTTAATTTAGCTTTGCGAGGGAATTTAAAAGAAATTATAAACCAAACAAAATATCTTGAAGAAACCGATCAAAAATATTTGCCATTTGCCGCAAAATTGCGGCAAATGGCAATGGAATTTCAAGAGAAAAAAATATTAGAAATGCTGAATCAATACAACCAAGCAAATTTATGA
- the gyrA gene encoding DNA gyrase subunit A — MTTSQERIIPTDLGNEMSRSYLEYAMSVIVGRALPDARDGLKPVHRRILYAMHELGLTPDRPFRKCARVVGEVLGKYHPHGDTAVYDALVRMAQDFSMRSPLINGHGNFGSVDNDPPAAMRYTECRLQALATEAMLRDIEAETVDFADNFDGSQQEPIVLPARVPQLLLNGSSGIAVGMATNIPPHNLGELIDGLIALIHNPEITDLQLIRYIPGPDFPTGGQILGTSAIKEAYTTGRGSITMRGVANIETIEHRGRPDREAIVITELPYQTNKAALIEKIAELVNDKRLEGIADIRDESDRDGMRVVIELKRDAYPRVVLNNLYKQTPLQANFGANMLALVNSEPQLLTIKQFLEVFLDFRIECITRRTQYELRKAEERDHILQGLLIALANLDRIIALIRHAADAPTARQELIDNYGLSDAQADAILQMQLRRLTALEAEKISQEHEELLAKIADLQDILQRRERILEIIETEAAQLKTTFATPRRTVIEHAEGELDDTDLIANEKALILLTEQGYIKRMPVSTFEAQSRGTRGKAANKMKDDDVVEHFLTCCDHDSVLFFSDKGVVYSLKAYQIPTSSRTARGVPIVQMLPIPVDEKITSMVAVAEFSNDEYLVMLTKQAYIKKTQLSAFSNIRANGLIAISLEEGDQLRWVRRARVEDSIIIGSRQGMAIHFKADHNQLRPLGRATRGVRAMRLENGNEVISMDVLPSSIVANIAEVSEAEPELEAEETISNGEEVLNGTQGPWVLVVTNGGYGKRVPVSQFKLYSRATKGKIAIKFRKQNDTLASLLIVNEDAELMMVTTRGIIIRQAVNAIPSQSQYATGVRVQRLDEDDAIAAVAIVPPTNGEEEEAE, encoded by the coding sequence ATGACCACTTCCCAGGAGCGGATTATACCCACAGATTTAGGGAACGAGATGTCCCGGTCTTACCTGGAATACGCGATGAGCGTGATTGTAGGGCGGGCACTCCCAGATGCTAGGGATGGTCTGAAACCAGTGCATCGACGCATTCTGTATGCAATGCACGAATTGGGACTGACCCCAGACCGCCCGTTTAGAAAATGCGCTCGTGTGGTAGGGGAAGTGTTAGGTAAGTACCACCCGCACGGAGACACAGCGGTATATGATGCGCTGGTGCGGATGGCGCAAGACTTTTCTATGCGATCGCCTTTAATCAACGGACATGGTAACTTCGGTTCGGTAGACAACGACCCACCAGCAGCAATGCGTTACACCGAATGTCGCTTGCAAGCACTCGCCACCGAAGCTATGCTGCGGGATATCGAAGCCGAAACCGTTGATTTTGCTGATAACTTCGACGGTTCTCAACAAGAACCAATAGTTTTACCCGCCAGAGTTCCCCAACTGTTGCTTAATGGTTCCTCCGGCATTGCAGTGGGAATGGCAACCAACATTCCCCCACACAATTTGGGAGAATTAATTGATGGTTTAATCGCCTTAATTCATAATCCAGAAATTACCGATCTTCAGTTAATTCGCTATATTCCCGGCCCTGATTTTCCCACAGGCGGACAAATATTAGGAACCTCAGCAATTAAAGAAGCTTACACCACTGGACGTGGTTCAATTACCATGCGAGGTGTTGCTAATATTGAAACTATTGAACATCGCGGTAGGCCCGATCGAGAAGCAATTGTAATCACTGAATTACCTTACCAAACTAACAAAGCAGCATTAATCGAAAAAATTGCCGAATTAGTCAATGATAAAAGATTAGAAGGCATTGCGGATATTCGGGATGAAAGCGATCGAGACGGCATGAGAGTCGTTATCGAATTAAAACGCGATGCTTACCCCAGAGTTGTCCTCAATAACCTTTACAAACAAACCCCATTACAAGCAAATTTTGGTGCAAATATGCTGGCGCTAGTCAACAGCGAACCCCAGCTATTAACCATCAAACAATTCCTTGAGGTTTTCCTAGATTTCCGCATTGAATGTATTACCAGACGCACTCAATACGAACTACGAAAAGCAGAAGAAAGAGACCACATTTTACAAGGGTTATTAATTGCCTTAGCTAATTTAGATAGAATTATCGCCTTAATTCGTCATGCTGCGGATGCCCCCACAGCACGCCAAGAATTAATTGATAATTACGGACTTTCTGATGCCCAAGCTGATGCAATTTTGCAAATGCAACTACGTCGTCTCACAGCTTTAGAAGCGGAAAAAATCAGTCAAGAACACGAAGAATTACTCGCCAAAATTGCTGACTTACAAGACATATTGCAGCGTCGGGAACGCATCTTAGAAATCATTGAAACTGAAGCAGCACAGCTAAAAACTACCTTTGCTACACCCAGAAGAACAGTAATTGAACACGCCGAAGGCGAACTCGACGACACGGATTTAATTGCTAATGAAAAAGCCTTGATTCTATTAACTGAACAAGGTTATATCAAGAGAATGCCAGTCAGTACCTTTGAAGCCCAAAGTCGCGGAACTCGTGGTAAAGCAGCTAACAAAATGAAAGATGATGATGTCGTCGAACATTTCCTCACTTGTTGCGATCACGACAGCGTTTTGTTCTTCAGTGATAAAGGCGTTGTTTACTCCTTAAAAGCTTACCAAATTCCGACTTCATCGCGCACCGCTAGAGGTGTTCCGATCGTGCAAATGTTACCTATTCCCGTTGATGAAAAAATCACCTCGATGGTAGCGGTAGCCGAATTTAGCAATGATGAATACTTGGTAATGTTAACCAAGCAAGCTTACATTAAGAAAACCCAACTTTCCGCATTTAGTAACATTCGAGCAAATGGATTAATTGCAATTTCCTTAGAAGAAGGCGACCAATTACGTTGGGTCAGACGCGCCAGAGTTGAAGATAGTATTATTATCGGATCGCGTCAAGGCATGGCAATTCACTTCAAAGCAGATCATAATCAATTGCGTCCTTTAGGTCGCGCCACCAGAGGCGTAAGGGCAATGAGATTAGAAAATGGCAATGAAGTAATTAGCATGGATGTTTTGCCCAGTTCAATTGTTGCTAACATTGCTGAAGTAAGTGAGGCTGAACCTGAATTAGAAGCCGAAGAAACTATTAGTAATGGAGAAGAAGTACTCAACGGAACACAAGGGCCTTGGGTATTAGTTGTCACCAATGGCGGCTATGGAAAACGAGTGCCAGTTTCCCAATTTAAGTTATATAGTCGGGCAACAAAAGGCAAAATTGCAATTAAATTCCGCAAGCAAAATGATACATTAGCCTCACTTTTAATCGTCAATGAAGATGCTGAATTGATGATGGTAACAACGAGAGGAATTATTATTCGTCAAGCGGTGAATGCCATTCCTTCCCAATCTCAATATGCCACAGGTGTAAGAGTGCAAAGGTTGGATGAAGATGATGCGATCGCAGCCGTCGCCATAGTTCCTCCCACAAATGGCGAAGAAGAAGAAGCTGAATAA